From Hippoglossus stenolepis isolate QCI-W04-F060 chromosome 4, HSTE1.2, whole genome shotgun sequence, a single genomic window includes:
- the klc3 gene encoding kinesin light chain 3 isoform X1 → MLSAEEILCNTQQVIAGLEALRGENRSLLGSLQEAMESRSASESGSVEQEKSGSVEQEKSGIIRQSLERIELGLSEAQVMMALSAHLGSLEAEKQKLRAQVRRLCQENQWLRDELAGAQQRLQDREQEVVTLEEQNRHLQFMSSIRKYDLEEPHLDDKDTSSKKESLDDLFPTDDEEQSQMSQPHHSSAAAAAQQGGYEIPARLRTLHNLVIQYASQGRYEVAVPLCKQALEDLEKSSGHTHPDVATMLNILALVYRDQNKYKEAASLLNDALAIREKTLGMDHPAVAATLNNLAVLYGKRGKYKEAEPLCKRALEIREKVLGIDHPDVAKQLNNLALLCQNQGKYQEVELYYERALHIYQSKLGPDDANVAKTKNNLASCYLKQGKYRQAEALYKEILTRAHEKEFGSVEGEGRPSWSGAEDAGSRPDGLSNLKRSGSFTKLRESIRRSSEKLVRKLRGVELEETTPRNAGMKRANSLNVLNVGARESQDGAESSRLTDIRGLSSSTLSLTRRGSLGGTS, encoded by the exons ATGTTGTCGGCGGAGGAGATTCTGTGTAACACGCAGCAGGTGATCGCAGGGCTGGAGGCTCTCAGGGGAGAGAATCGCAGTCTGCTGGGGAGCTTGCAGGAGGCGATGGAGAGCCGGTCTGCGTCAGAGAGCGGCAGcgtggagcaggagaagagcGGCAGcgtggagcaggagaagagcGGCATCATCCGTCAGTCACTGGAGAGGATAGAGCTGGGGCTGAGCGAGGCACAG GTGATGATGGCGTTGTCGGCTCACCTGGGATCGCTGGAGGCCGAGAAACAGAAGCTGCGAGCTCAG gtgcGTCGTCTCTGTCAGGAGAACCAGTGGCTGAGAGATGAGCTGGCCGGTGCTCAGCAGCggctgcaggacagagagcaggaggtgGTCACCCTGGAGGAGCAGAACAGACATCTGCAGTTCATGTCGTCCATACGCAAATACGACCTGGAGGAGCCTCACCTG GATGACAAAGACACATCCTCCAAAAAAGAGTCTCTGGATGATCTATTTCCCACTGATGATGAGGAACAGTCCCAGA tgtCCCAGCCTCACCACAGCAGTGCAGCCGCTGCAGCCCAGCAGGGCGGCTACGAGATCCCCGCCCGCCTTCGAACGCTCCACAACCTCGTCATCCAGTACGCCTCCCAGGGACGATACGAAGTCGCCGTGCCGCTCTGCAAACAA GCTTTGGAAGACTTGGAGAAGTCTTCAGGCCACACGCACCCAGATGTCGCCACCATGCTGAATATACTGGCGCTGGTGTATAG AGACcagaacaaatacaaagaagCAGCCAGTCTGTTGAACGACGCGCTGGCGATCAGGGAGAAAACTCTCGGGATGGACCATCCAGCT gTGGCTGCAACACTCAACAACCTGGCAGTGCTCTATGGGAAAAGAGGGAAATATAAGGAAGCAGAGCCGCTATGTAAACGAGCTCTGGAGATCAGGGAGaag GTTCTAGGTATAGACCACCCAGATGTGGCCAAGCAGCTGAACAACCTGGCTCTGCTGTGTCAGAACCAGGGGAAGTACCAGGAGGTGGAGCTGTACTACGAACGAGCTCTGCACATTTACCAAAGCAAACTGGGACCAGACGACGCCAATGTGGCAAAGACCAAGAACAACCTG GCCTCATGTTATCTCAAACAGGGGAAATACAGACAAGCTGAGGCTCTTTACAAAGAGATCCTGACCCGAGCACATGAAAAGGAGTTTGGATCAGTAGAAG GTGAAGGTCGTCCCAGCTGGTCCGGAGCAGAGGACGCTGGTTCCAGACCGGACGGACTCAGTAACCTGAAGCGCAGCGGCTCCTTCACCAAGCTCCGAGAGTCGATACGCAGAAGCAGCGAGAAACTGGTCCGCAAGCTAAGAGGAGTCGAGCTGGAGGAAACGACCCCGAGGAATGCTGG GATGAAGAGAGCCAACTCTCTGAATGTGCTGAATGTTGGAGCCAGAGAAAGTCAGGATGGTGCAGAG
- the klc3 gene encoding kinesin light chain 3 isoform X2 translates to MLSAEEILCNTQQVIAGLEALRGENRSLLGSLQEAMESRSASESGSVEQEKSGSVEQEKSGIIRQSLERIELGLSEAQVMMALSAHLGSLEAEKQKLRAQVRRLCQENQWLRDELAGAQQRLQDREQEVVTLEEQNRHLQFMSSIRKYDLEEPHLDDKDTSSKKESLDDLFPTDDEEQSQMSQPHHSSAAAAAQQGGYEIPARLRTLHNLVIQYASQGRYEVAVPLCKQALEDLEKSSGHTHPDVATMLNILALVYRDQNKYKEAASLLNDALAIREKTLGMDHPAVAATLNNLAVLYGKRGKYKEAEPLCKRALEIREKSFCQLEDVWKHCWSCFTFKTPGLCWSLDRQKGDVWKL, encoded by the exons ATGTTGTCGGCGGAGGAGATTCTGTGTAACACGCAGCAGGTGATCGCAGGGCTGGAGGCTCTCAGGGGAGAGAATCGCAGTCTGCTGGGGAGCTTGCAGGAGGCGATGGAGAGCCGGTCTGCGTCAGAGAGCGGCAGcgtggagcaggagaagagcGGCAGcgtggagcaggagaagagcGGCATCATCCGTCAGTCACTGGAGAGGATAGAGCTGGGGCTGAGCGAGGCACAG GTGATGATGGCGTTGTCGGCTCACCTGGGATCGCTGGAGGCCGAGAAACAGAAGCTGCGAGCTCAG gtgcGTCGTCTCTGTCAGGAGAACCAGTGGCTGAGAGATGAGCTGGCCGGTGCTCAGCAGCggctgcaggacagagagcaggaggtgGTCACCCTGGAGGAGCAGAACAGACATCTGCAGTTCATGTCGTCCATACGCAAATACGACCTGGAGGAGCCTCACCTG GATGACAAAGACACATCCTCCAAAAAAGAGTCTCTGGATGATCTATTTCCCACTGATGATGAGGAACAGTCCCAGA tgtCCCAGCCTCACCACAGCAGTGCAGCCGCTGCAGCCCAGCAGGGCGGCTACGAGATCCCCGCCCGCCTTCGAACGCTCCACAACCTCGTCATCCAGTACGCCTCCCAGGGACGATACGAAGTCGCCGTGCCGCTCTGCAAACAA GCTTTGGAAGACTTGGAGAAGTCTTCAGGCCACACGCACCCAGATGTCGCCACCATGCTGAATATACTGGCGCTGGTGTATAG AGACcagaacaaatacaaagaagCAGCCAGTCTGTTGAACGACGCGCTGGCGATCAGGGAGAAAACTCTCGGGATGGACCATCCAGCT gTGGCTGCAACACTCAACAACCTGGCAGTGCTCTATGGGAAAAGAGGGAAATATAAGGAAGCAGAGCCGCTATGTAAACGAGCTCTGGAGATCAGGGAGaag AGTTTCTGTCAGCTagaagatgtttggaaacactgctggtcctgttttacttttaaaactcCTGGTCTGTGTTGGAGTCTGGACAGGCAAAaaggagatgtttggaaactgtGA
- the LOC118106681 gene encoding WD repeat-containing protein on Y chromosome-like → MVLTSLNTSQSTTFSQNFFESRGDHKYFLCVEHASSCGYLVTGGSDGLLRLWLPHRKLSCVRSLAEHVKPIIYIRFNAKDRIVLSLSKDMNVCVWTESWQCIQSFHAHGMEQASMASVCYNIHNNELVLTNSDIRKCLGRGTDVYKSTLTSHDMPLCSALYHSTYKQVISVCQSGVVTVWDFLTGKAVMQFDVTPNKHEAITAMSFDETQEGLVTISWDGKVRVWNFNSGSELAVHPVTLPNQVTGIVCTKNRMFVSTKYSKIIFDLDLVGDDSKLLEHQYLSDISSMDNHENTLVAASNNRNVVIWDASSGETLYWLNTSTSPQTHLAFRKSQGQIRSLSAKKKQQGLTAPGISLTGAKSEVEVNHLVTCLRARENTCTTATLLTSADGYIYAWSVKSKGGLLGKFNAVNNEDASIIIMSPDVKGQTLLTGDSTGKICLWDIQKFGFNKQTDEGPFEDIDGWRVSLYAPPLLVSWQSHHEGIVSAVSDPTGEHIITAGLDHNVKLWTNTGCCRGLFGRNQWDASQPCKNLPKKNADQDDE, encoded by the coding sequence ATGGTCCTCACATCCCTCAACACCTCACAGAGTACCACATTCTCACAAAACTTCtttgagagcagaggagatcaCAAGTATTTCTTGTGCGTTGAACACGCCTCTTCGTGTGGGTATCTAGTGACTGGTGGTTCAGATGGATTACTGCGGCTGTGGTTACCTCACAGAAAACTGTCCTGTGTGCGTTCACTGGCAGAACATGTCAAACCCATCATTTACATTAGGTTTAATGCTAAGGACAGAATAGTCCTAAGTTTATCCAAGGacatgaatgtgtgcgtgtggacAGAGAGCTGGCAGTGTATTCAAAGCTTCCATGCTCATGGGATGGAACAAGCCTCAATGGCCAGTGTGTGTTATAACATACACAACAATGAGCTCGTCCTGACGAACTCcgacataagaaaatgtcttgGAAGAGGAACAGATGTTTATAAAAGCACATTAACCTCCCACGACATGCCGCTGTGCTCCGCTCTCTACCACAGCACTTACAAACAggtcatttctgtttgtcagaGTGGTGTGGTGACAGTGTGGGACTTCTTAACAGGAAAGGCTGTGATGCAGTTTGATGTAACTCCGAACAAACATGAGGCAATCACTGCCATGTCCTTTGACGAAACACAGGAGGGACTAGTCACGATTTCATGGGACGGGAAAGTGAGAGTGTGGAACTTTAACAGTGGATCGGAGCTTGCCGTTCACCCCGTGACTCTGCCAAACCAAGTGACAGGCATTGTTTGCACAAAAAATAGGATGTTTGTGTCAACAAAATACTCCAAGATCATTTTTGACCTGGATTTGGTGGGAGATGACAGCAAACTTTTGGAGCATCAGTATTTAAGTGACATTTCCTCCATGGATaaccatgaaaacacactggTTGCTGCCTCCAACAATAGAAATGTTGTTATCTGGGATGCCAGCAGTGGCGAGACTCTCTACTGGCTTAATACCAGTACAAGCCCTCAAACCCACTTGGCATTTAGAAAATCTCAAGGCCAGATCAGGAGTCTCAGTGCTAAGAAGAAGCAACAAGGTCTCACAGCCCCTGGGATAAGTCTGACAGGGGCAAAATCAGAAGTGGAAGTCAATCATCTTGTTACGTGTCTGAGGGCTCGAGAGAATACTTGTACCACAGCCACGTTGCTGACCTCTGCAGATGGATACATCTATGCCTGGTCTGTCAAAAGCAAGGGAGGTCTGTTGGGAAAGTTCAATGCTGTAAACAATGAAGATGCTTCCATTATCATCATGTCACCTGATGTCAAAGGACAGACACTTTTGACAGGTGACAGTACCGGGAAGATTTGTCTGTGGGACATTCAGAAATTTGGGttcaataaacaaacagacgaaGGGCCATTCGAGGATATAGACGGGTGGCGTGTGTCACTCTATGCACCTCCACTGCTGGTCTCTTGGCAGTCTCATCATGAAGGGATCGTGAGCGCTGTGAGCGATCCCACTGGTGAACACATAATAACTGCAGGTTTGGACCACAATGTTAAGTTATGGACAAATACAGGCTGCTGCAGAGGCCTCTTTGGGAGAAACCAATGGGATGCCTCCCAACCCTGCAAGAACCTTCCTAAGAAGAATGCTGACCAGGATGACGAGTAA